The region CGCATTGTATTTGCATACTGATAAAATAATAAAATGCCAATCTGCTCCATATTTTATGGTTTCGTCGTACAATCCAACAAGATCATGAAGTTTCTTTTTGAAGAAAACAGCTTGATGACTTATCATTCTATCTCTTAAAAAACCGAATGTCAATTTATCCGGAAAAATACTTTCTGCAAAGACAACTCCTTTACTTTCTCTGTCTACATCACCATAAATAATGTCTTGTGTATAATTTGTTTGGTCAAACACCTTACCCAGCACATCATTGTCATACAAAACATCACCAGCATTAAGCATTAGCAAATATTCTCCATTTGCTTTGGCAATACCTTTGTTCATTGCATTGTATATTCCTTTATCTGGTTCGCTTACAGAATAAGTAAAATAGTGCGCATTGTTTTTTATATACTCAGCACTTCCGTCAGTAGATCCTCCATCGATAATTATAAATTCAAAATCTTTCCAATCTTGATTGATCACTGTATTAACCGTATCAGTTAATCCATTTAAATCATTATAATTAATCGTGATAATAGATAATTTCATAGAACGGTTAAAAAAAAAACTTTTGATTTATTACTAATTTTGAATCAGAAAGATTGAAAAATAAAATTTAAAAAACGAGGTGATTAGCAAATAAAGAATGTTTATTTATACGAACTTATTCGATAAAAACTAAAACTATAATTTACTACTAATGATACACATTGGTATAAAATATTGTAATACAGAATTCCTTGCAGTGTTGACAAATCCCAAATGAAAAAAGACACCAATACTATACTTAAGTTCATTCCAATTACCAGTATCGGATTTAAAAAATGGCCTCTACTTCCAATTA is a window of Flavobacterium crocinum DNA encoding:
- a CDS encoding glycosyltransferase family 2 protein, which translates into the protein MKLSIITINYNDLNGLTDTVNTVINQDWKDFEFIIIDGGSTDGSAEYIKNNAHYFTYSVSEPDKGIYNAMNKGIAKANGEYLLMLNAGDVLYDNDVLGKVFDQTNYTQDIIYGDVDRESKGVVFAESIFPDKLTFGFLRDRMISHQAVFFKKKLHDLVGLYDETIKYGADWHFIILSVCKYNASYIHLNFKMAICSADGLTCNPLHFDAMKEERKRILEKEFPAFVDDYMLYDQIENNKIKNRTKFFVGKCKKLIKEVIGKT